In a single window of the Pseudogemmatithrix spongiicola genome:
- a CDS encoding ABC transporter permease produces MRLDLRYVLRSLLRAPGFALAVILTLGLGIGANTAIFSVVRGVLLKPLPHRDGDKLLYLRHTVAASGDDIAFSVPEINDFRRESRTLAQIAEYSPLTLNFVDENAASQIDVGLVTGNYLSVMGLAPIMGRSFTDGDDGAGAAPVIMLTHGYWQTYFAGDPNVVGRTLRIGGRNVEVIGVLQPAPFFPGRFDALMNMSISEHHVSALMQDGRTHRMTQVIARMSPDATLEQARQDVATITARQHEQFPEMYDKASGYGVTVTPFKEVLGADARLTLFLLVGVAAFVLIIACANVANLALMRGVRREHELTLRAALGAGTDRIRRLLIAENVVLALSGALLGIGIAYAGVGMLSAITARVSPRADEIAVDGVVLAFTLGLSLVVALILSFVPRIGDDNALAAGLQAGTTKSTGGVRRRRLQQALVVTQVAVTVILLTGTGLLVRSMQRLAAVDPGLDTHNVLTMEVPFDFTADDPVITRQRHAQMVTELDALPQVEVVGMGSTTPLRRAGFQLELKVEGRPQNPGEPIPTAEYRTADPTYFRASGIRIIEGRGLQSTDRAGAENVVVINQTLATRLWPDQSAVGRRLAWTGDVLRFIGMAENEFRTVVGVVADTKDGGLDAAPIGAVFLPTEQSIFPPGTIVLRANVDPTTLAPTAREIVRSIAPAQPIENVLPLDAIRDESIGPRRLNVLLVGSFGFLALVIATIGIAAVLAFSVTARTNEIGIRMSLGAAPGRVQRMILGEGGTLLGIGLLLGVVGSLALSRLMQGLLYGVPPHDPLTLALVAAGVAGIGLAACWLPALRASRIQPNEALRAG; encoded by the coding sequence ATGCGCCTCGACCTCCGCTACGTCCTCCGCAGCCTCCTGCGTGCCCCCGGCTTCGCGCTCGCCGTGATCCTCACCCTCGGGCTCGGCATCGGCGCCAACACGGCCATCTTCTCGGTCGTCCGCGGCGTGCTGCTCAAACCCCTGCCCCACCGTGACGGCGACAAGCTGCTCTACCTTCGCCACACCGTGGCGGCCAGCGGTGACGACATCGCGTTCTCGGTACCGGAGATCAACGACTTCCGCCGCGAGTCCCGCACGCTGGCGCAGATCGCCGAGTACTCGCCGCTCACGCTCAACTTCGTGGACGAGAACGCGGCCAGCCAGATCGACGTTGGCCTCGTCACTGGCAACTACCTCAGCGTGATGGGCCTGGCGCCCATCATGGGCCGCTCCTTCACGGATGGCGACGACGGCGCCGGCGCCGCGCCCGTCATCATGCTCACGCACGGCTACTGGCAGACGTACTTCGCGGGTGACCCGAATGTCGTCGGCCGTACGCTGCGCATCGGCGGGCGCAACGTGGAAGTCATCGGCGTGCTGCAGCCGGCGCCGTTCTTCCCGGGGCGCTTCGACGCCCTGATGAACATGAGCATCAGCGAGCACCACGTGAGCGCGCTCATGCAGGATGGCCGCACGCATCGCATGACGCAGGTCATCGCGCGGATGAGCCCCGACGCCACCCTCGAGCAGGCGCGACAGGACGTCGCGACGATCACCGCCCGCCAGCACGAGCAGTTCCCGGAGATGTACGACAAGGCCTCCGGCTACGGCGTGACCGTCACGCCCTTCAAGGAAGTGCTTGGCGCCGACGCCCGCCTGACGCTGTTCCTGCTCGTCGGCGTCGCGGCGTTCGTACTGATCATCGCCTGCGCCAACGTCGCCAACCTCGCACTGATGCGTGGCGTGCGTCGCGAGCACGAACTCACGCTGCGCGCCGCGCTCGGCGCCGGCACGGACCGCATCCGCCGCCTGCTGATCGCCGAGAACGTCGTCCTCGCGCTCAGCGGCGCGCTGCTCGGCATCGGTATCGCCTACGCCGGCGTCGGCATGCTGTCCGCCATCACGGCGCGGGTGAGCCCGCGCGCCGACGAAATCGCCGTCGACGGCGTGGTCCTCGCCTTCACGCTGGGCCTTTCGCTGGTAGTCGCCCTGATCCTCTCGTTCGTGCCGCGCATCGGCGACGACAACGCGTTGGCCGCGGGGTTGCAGGCCGGGACGACCAAGTCCACGGGCGGCGTCCGCCGGCGGCGCCTGCAACAGGCGCTGGTCGTCACGCAGGTCGCCGTCACCGTCATCCTCCTCACCGGCACGGGCCTGCTCGTGCGCTCCATGCAGCGGCTCGCCGCCGTGGACCCAGGTCTCGACACGCACAACGTGCTGACCATGGAAGTGCCGTTCGACTTCACCGCCGACGACCCCGTGATCACCCGGCAGCGGCACGCCCAGATGGTGACCGAACTCGACGCGCTGCCGCAGGTGGAAGTCGTCGGCATGGGCAGCACCACCCCGCTGCGCCGCGCCGGCTTCCAGCTCGAACTGAAGGTGGAGGGCCGCCCGCAGAATCCCGGTGAGCCGATCCCGACGGCGGAGTACCGCACCGCCGACCCGACGTACTTCCGCGCGTCAGGTATCCGCATCATCGAGGGGCGTGGCCTGCAGTCCACGGATCGCGCCGGTGCGGAGAACGTGGTCGTCATCAACCAGACGCTCGCCACGCGTCTCTGGCCCGACCAAAGCGCCGTCGGGCGTCGCCTGGCCTGGACCGGCGACGTCCTGCGCTTCATCGGCATGGCGGAGAACGAGTTCCGCACGGTGGTGGGTGTCGTCGCGGATACCAAGGACGGCGGACTCGATGCCGCACCCATCGGCGCGGTGTTCCTGCCCACCGAGCAGTCCATCTTCCCGCCCGGCACCATCGTGCTGCGCGCCAACGTCGATCCGACCACGCTCGCACCCACCGCGCGTGAGATCGTGCGCTCCATCGCGCCGGCGCAGCCGATCGAGAACGTGCTGCCGCTCGACGCCATCCGCGACGAGAGCATCGGCCCGCGGCGCCTGAATGTGCTGCTCGTCGGCAGCTTCGGCTTCCTCGCACTCGTCATCGCCACCATCGGCATCGCGGCCGTGCTCGCCTTCTCCGTCACCGCGCGCACCAACGAGATCGGCATCCGCATGTCGCTCGGAGCCGCGCCCGGCCGCGTGCAGCGCATGATCCTCGGCGAGGGCGGCACGCTGCTCGGCATCGGCCTCTTGCTCGGCGTCGTCGGTTCACTGGCGCTCTCGCGCCTGATGCAGGGCCTGCTGTACGGCGTGCCGCCGCATGATCCGCTCACCTTGGCACTGGTCGCGGCGGGCGTCGCGGGAATCGGACTCGCCGCCTGCTGGCTGCCGGCCCTGCGCGCGAGCCGCATCCAGCCGAACGAGGCACTTCGGGCGGGCTGA
- a CDS encoding ZIP family metal transporter → MTPWIPTFASLLAVTGVPLLVLAVLASTGRTLGRLLPTLVSFGAGALLGAAVFHLLPEAYERHPSVGFVALSVAAGVIGSYVVERWLHKVQHTAHEAAPREPALSAFDDPAMVAVSFGADAVHNFVDGALIAAAFLAGTGPGIATAIAMLAHELPREIGTFGVFVHYGTRPRRAVGYAFISGLLAFAGAALTLWFGEETAHAAEVVVPVAAGSFLFVGGAVMLSQLKAQRTWDLPRSQLAACALGFALSAAAALLSGGH, encoded by the coding sequence GTGACTCCCTGGATTCCGACCTTCGCCAGCCTGCTCGCCGTCACCGGCGTGCCGCTGCTCGTGCTCGCCGTCTTGGCGAGCACGGGGCGCACGCTCGGCCGCCTGTTGCCCACGCTGGTGAGCTTCGGCGCGGGGGCATTGCTCGGGGCCGCGGTGTTCCACCTGTTGCCCGAGGCCTACGAGCGGCATCCCTCGGTGGGCTTCGTCGCGCTCTCGGTGGCGGCGGGCGTGATCGGGTCGTACGTGGTGGAGCGCTGGCTGCACAAGGTGCAGCACACGGCGCACGAGGCCGCGCCGCGGGAGCCCGCGTTGAGCGCCTTCGATGATCCGGCCATGGTGGCCGTGAGCTTCGGTGCGGATGCGGTGCACAACTTCGTCGATGGCGCGCTCATTGCCGCCGCATTCCTCGCCGGCACCGGTCCGGGAATCGCGACGGCGATCGCCATGCTCGCGCATGAGTTGCCGCGGGAGATCGGCACCTTCGGTGTCTTCGTGCACTACGGGACGCGTCCGCGCCGCGCGGTGGGCTATGCGTTCATCAGCGGGCTGCTGGCGTTCGCCGGCGCGGCCCTCACGCTGTGGTTCGGCGAGGAGACGGCGCACGCGGCGGAGGTCGTGGTGCCGGTCGCCGCTGGCTCGTTCCTCTTTGTCGGTGGGGCCGTCATGCTGTCGCAGTTGAAGGCGCAGCGGACCTGGGATTTGCCGCGCTCGCAACTGGCGGCCTGCGCGTTGGGCTTCGCGCTCTCCGCCGCCGCGGCCTTGCTCTCGGGCGGTCACTGA